A stretch of the Cucurbita pepo subsp. pepo cultivar mu-cu-16 chromosome LG16, ASM280686v2, whole genome shotgun sequence genome encodes the following:
- the LOC111777501 gene encoding synaptotagmin-1-like isoform X1, translating into MDFLNALWSIWGFFVGISVGLVVGYFLFIYFKPSDVKEPEIKPLTEPDSETIQRMLPEMPLWVKNPDYDRMDWLNTFIDYLWPYLDKAIVKTVRAVVKPIIAEEIPKYKIKSVEFQELTLGSLSPTLQGMKVYEMHEKELILEPAIKWAGNPNIMAAVTAFGLKATVQLVDLQVFAVPRIVLKPLVPSFPCFANISVSLMEKPHVDFGLKFMGIDLMSIPGLYTFVQERIKDQIASMYLWPKTLKIQIMDSAKAFKKPVGILHVKVVRAMNLRKKDLLGASDPYLKLKLTDDKLPSKKTSVKHNNLNPEWNEEFKLVVKDPESQALELRVYDWEQVLILTTCTIFLTMSRWTGTENKAFVISQVGKHDKMGINVIPLKDLPPDEVKVLTLDLRKKVDSGGTDNEKDRGQLVVELKYKPLKEEEMSRGFDEMHEVPKAPEGTPAGGGLLVVIVHEAEDVEGKHHTNPFVRIYFRGDKRKTKRVKKNRDPRWEEEFHFALDEPPTNDKVHVEVVSTSSKIGLLHPKECLGYVDISLSDVVANKRINEKYHLIDSKNGRIHVELQWRTSS; encoded by the exons ATGGATTTTCTGAACGCCCTATGGAGCATTTGGGGATTCTTTGTCGGAATTTCAGTGGGTCTGGTGGTCGGatatttcttgtttatatACTTCAAACCAAGCGATGTGAAG GAACCTGAGATTAAGCCGTTGACTGAACCTGACTCTGAAACCATACAGCGGATGCTCCCTGAGATGCCGTTGTGGGTGAAAAATCCTGATTATGATCGT aTGGACTGGCTAAACACGTTTATTGACTATCTCTGGCCTTATCTTGACAAG GCAATTGTGAAGACAGTAAGAGCTGTTGTTAAGCCTATAATTGCCGAGGAGATTCCCAAGTATAAGATCAAGTCGGTCGAATTCCAAGAGCTCACGCTCGGCTCACTCTCGCCCACTCTTCAAG GTATGAAAGTCTATGAAATGCATGAAAAGGAGTTGATATTGGAACCTGCAATCAAATGGGCTGGAAATCCCAACATCATGGCTGCAGTTACAGCATTTGGATTAAAAGCTACCGTTCAG CTGGTGGATCTGCAAGTTTTCGCGGTGCCACGGATCGTCTTGAAGCCACTGGTTCCGAGCTTTCCTTGTTTTGCAAACATTTCCGTGTCTCTAATGGAGAAG CCACACGTCGATTTTGGACTAAAGTTCATGGGGATCGACCTGATGTCAATACCCGGTCTTTATACGTTTGTCCAG GAGCGCATAAAAGATCAGATTGCAAGCATGTATCTATGGCCAAAGACtctaaaaatacaaattatgGACTCAGCTAA AGCGTTTAAGAAGCCCGTGGGGATTCTCCATGTGAAAGTTGTGAGAGCAATGAACCTTAGGAAAAAGGATCTTTTAGGTGCATCCGATCCATATTTGAAACTAAAGCTCACCGACGACAAGTTACCTTCGAAGAAAACATCCGTGAAGCACAATAACTTGAACCCCGAATGGAACGAGGAGTTCAAGTTAGTCGTTAAAGATCCCGAATCCCAAGCCTTAGAGCTTCGTGTTTATGATTGGGAGCAGGTATTAATTCTTACAACGTGTACCATATTTCTTACCATGTCCCGGTGGACGGGCACCGAAAATAAAGCTTTTGTGATATCTCAGGTTGGGAAGCACGACAAGATGGGCATAAACGTTATACCGCTGAAAGATCTTCCTCCCGACGAGGTGAAAGTTCTGACTCTCGACCTTAGAAAGAAGGTTGATTCGGGTGGCACTGATAACGAGAAGGACCGCGGTCAGCTCGTAGTTGAACTTAAATATAAACcgttaaaagaagaagagatgtcGAGGGGTTTTGACGAAATGCATGAAGTACCGAAAGCTCCCGAAGGAACGCCTGCTGGGGGCGGTTTGCTGGTTGTCATAGTTCATGAAGCTGAGGATGTTGAAGGAAAACATCATACCAACCCATTTGTAAGGATTTACTTCAGAGGGGATAAGAGAAAGACTAAG CGGGTGAAGAAGAACAGAGATCCGAGATGGGAGGAGGAGTTCCATTTTGCGCTAGACGAACCGCCCACGAACGACAAAGTACACGTAGAAGTAGTCAGTACTTCTTCAAAAATAGGTTTGCTGCATCCAAAG GAATGTCTTGGCTATGTGGACATCAGCCTGTCGGATGTGGTGGCCAACAAAAGGATTAACGAGAAGTACCATCTTATAGACTCAAAGAATGGACGCATCCATGTCGAACTGCAATGGAGAACTTCCTCGTAG
- the LOC111777501 gene encoding synaptotagmin-1-like isoform X2 — MDFLNALWSIWGFFVGISVGLVVGYFLFIYFKPSDVKEPEIKPLTEPDSETIQRMLPEMPLWVKNPDYDRMDWLNTFIDYLWPYLDKAIVKTVRAVVKPIIAEEIPKYKIKSVEFQELTLGSLSPTLQGMKVYEMHEKELILEPAIKWAGNPNIMAAVTAFGLKATVQLVDLQVFAVPRIVLKPLVPSFPCFANISVSLMEKPHVDFGLKFMGIDLMSIPGLYTFVQERIKDQIASMYLWPKTLKIQIMDSAKAFKKPVGILHVKVVRAMNLRKKDLLGASDPYLKLKLTDDKLPSKKTSVKHNNLNPEWNEEFKLVVKDPESQALELRVYDWEQVGKHDKMGINVIPLKDLPPDEVKVLTLDLRKKVDSGGTDNEKDRGQLVVELKYKPLKEEEMSRGFDEMHEVPKAPEGTPAGGGLLVVIVHEAEDVEGKHHTNPFVRIYFRGDKRKTKRVKKNRDPRWEEEFHFALDEPPTNDKVHVEVVSTSSKIGLLHPKECLGYVDISLSDVVANKRINEKYHLIDSKNGRIHVELQWRTSS, encoded by the exons ATGGATTTTCTGAACGCCCTATGGAGCATTTGGGGATTCTTTGTCGGAATTTCAGTGGGTCTGGTGGTCGGatatttcttgtttatatACTTCAAACCAAGCGATGTGAAG GAACCTGAGATTAAGCCGTTGACTGAACCTGACTCTGAAACCATACAGCGGATGCTCCCTGAGATGCCGTTGTGGGTGAAAAATCCTGATTATGATCGT aTGGACTGGCTAAACACGTTTATTGACTATCTCTGGCCTTATCTTGACAAG GCAATTGTGAAGACAGTAAGAGCTGTTGTTAAGCCTATAATTGCCGAGGAGATTCCCAAGTATAAGATCAAGTCGGTCGAATTCCAAGAGCTCACGCTCGGCTCACTCTCGCCCACTCTTCAAG GTATGAAAGTCTATGAAATGCATGAAAAGGAGTTGATATTGGAACCTGCAATCAAATGGGCTGGAAATCCCAACATCATGGCTGCAGTTACAGCATTTGGATTAAAAGCTACCGTTCAG CTGGTGGATCTGCAAGTTTTCGCGGTGCCACGGATCGTCTTGAAGCCACTGGTTCCGAGCTTTCCTTGTTTTGCAAACATTTCCGTGTCTCTAATGGAGAAG CCACACGTCGATTTTGGACTAAAGTTCATGGGGATCGACCTGATGTCAATACCCGGTCTTTATACGTTTGTCCAG GAGCGCATAAAAGATCAGATTGCAAGCATGTATCTATGGCCAAAGACtctaaaaatacaaattatgGACTCAGCTAA AGCGTTTAAGAAGCCCGTGGGGATTCTCCATGTGAAAGTTGTGAGAGCAATGAACCTTAGGAAAAAGGATCTTTTAGGTGCATCCGATCCATATTTGAAACTAAAGCTCACCGACGACAAGTTACCTTCGAAGAAAACATCCGTGAAGCACAATAACTTGAACCCCGAATGGAACGAGGAGTTCAAGTTAGTCGTTAAAGATCCCGAATCCCAAGCCTTAGAGCTTCGTGTTTATGATTGGGAGCAG GTTGGGAAGCACGACAAGATGGGCATAAACGTTATACCGCTGAAAGATCTTCCTCCCGACGAGGTGAAAGTTCTGACTCTCGACCTTAGAAAGAAGGTTGATTCGGGTGGCACTGATAACGAGAAGGACCGCGGTCAGCTCGTAGTTGAACTTAAATATAAACcgttaaaagaagaagagatgtcGAGGGGTTTTGACGAAATGCATGAAGTACCGAAAGCTCCCGAAGGAACGCCTGCTGGGGGCGGTTTGCTGGTTGTCATAGTTCATGAAGCTGAGGATGTTGAAGGAAAACATCATACCAACCCATTTGTAAGGATTTACTTCAGAGGGGATAAGAGAAAGACTAAG CGGGTGAAGAAGAACAGAGATCCGAGATGGGAGGAGGAGTTCCATTTTGCGCTAGACGAACCGCCCACGAACGACAAAGTACACGTAGAAGTAGTCAGTACTTCTTCAAAAATAGGTTTGCTGCATCCAAAG GAATGTCTTGGCTATGTGGACATCAGCCTGTCGGATGTGGTGGCCAACAAAAGGATTAACGAGAAGTACCATCTTATAGACTCAAAGAATGGACGCATCCATGTCGAACTGCAATGGAGAACTTCCTCGTAG
- the LOC111777509 gene encoding myb-related protein 308-like, which translates to MGRSPCCEKAHTNKGAWTKEEDERLIAYIRAHGEGCWRSLPKAAGLLRCGKSCRLRWINYLRPDLKRGNFTKEEDELIIKLHSLLGNKWSLIAGRLPGRTDNEIKNYWNTHIRRKLLNRGIDPVTHRSINEPAQEVASSTISFTDTNMKVKVEEGKDLETEERCPDLNLELRISPPYQLNPEEIGAKNLCFACSLGLQNSKDCSCKIGCNFGTSTENSSSVGYDFLGIKNGILDYRSLEMK; encoded by the exons ATGGGTCGGTCGCCTTGCTGTGAAAAAGCGCATACAAACAAGGGTGCGTGgaccaaagaagaagatgagcgGCTGATTGCGTATATCCGGGCTCATGGTGAGGGCTGTTGGCGCTCTCTTCCTAAAGCCGCTGGCCTTCTTCGTTGCGGCAAGAGCTGTCGATTGCGCTGGATTAACTACCTCCGTCCCGATCTTAAGCGCGGCAATTTCACGAAAGAAGAGGATGAGTTGATAATCAAGCTCCATAGCCTTCTGGGTAACAA aTGGTCTTTGATTGCTGGGAGATTGCCTGGAAGAACGGACAACGAGATCAAGAATTACTGGAACACTCATATTAGAAGGAAGCTCTTGAACAGAGGAATCGACCCTGTTACTCATAGATCCATCAACGAGCCTGCTCAAGAAGTGGCTTCATCAACGATCTCTTTCACTGATACTAACATGAAAGTGAAAGTGGAAGAGGGTAAAGATTTAGAAACAGAAGAACGGTGTCCAGATTTGAACTTAGAGCTCAGAATCAGCCCTCCTTATCAGCTTAACCCTGAAGAAATTGGAGCCAAGAACCTCTGTTTTGCTTGTAGTTTGGGATTACAGAACAGTAAGGATTGTAGCTGCAAAATTGGGTGCAATTTTGGGACATCCACTGAGAATAGTAGCTCAGTTGGGTATGATTTTCTGGGTATAAAAAATGGGATTCTTGATTACAGAAGCTTGGAGATGAAGTGA
- the LOC111777498 gene encoding subtilisin-like protease SBT1.6, whose protein sequence is MAAYLSPLVFFFFVLIVHRFTVSADSPLKKTFIFRVDRFSKPSVFPTHYHWYSSEFAESHKILHVYDTVFHGFSATLTQQQVDSIGKHPSVLAVFEDRRRQLHTTRSPQFLGLRNQRGLWSDSDYGSDVIIGVFDTGISPERRSFSDVNLGPIPRRWKGVCETGTKFTARNCNRKIVGARFFSKGHEAGSNAAGPIIGINDTIEFRSPRDADGHGTHTASTAAGRHAFQASLEGFASGIAKGVAPKARLAVYKVCWKNSGCFDSDILAAFDAAVNDGVDVISISIGGGDGVSSPYYLDPIAIGAYGAASRGIFVSSSAGNDGPNGMSVTNLAPWVTTVGAGTIDRNFPAVVTLGNGRRISGVSLYAGAPLNGTMFPLVYPGKSGVLSVSLCMDNSLDPKVVAGKIVICDRGSSPRVAKGLVVKKAGGVGMILANGISNGEGLVGDAHLLPACAVGSDEGDSMKAYASSSANPTATIAFQGTIIGIKPAPVVASFSARGPNGLNPEILKPDLIAPGVNILAAWTDAVGPTGLDFDTRKTEFNILSGTSMACPHVSGAAALLKSAHPDWSPAALRSAMMTTASTTDNRRQPMTEESTGKASTPYDFGAGHVNLGLAMDPGLVYDITNTDYINFLCSIGYGPKMIQVITRTPVTCPAKKPLPENLNYPSIVAVFSSLSKGWSTKSFIRTVTNVGPANSVYRAKIQAPKGVTVKVKPSKLVFSAAMKKQSFVVAVSADNQNLALGDVGAVFGCVSWSDGKHVVRSPLVVTQLEPL, encoded by the coding sequence ATGGCCGCTTATCTCTCCCcgctcgtcttcttcttctttgttttgattgtTCATCGATTTACAGTTTCGGCCGATTCGCCATTGAAGAAGACCTTCATCTTCCGTGTGGATCGTTTCTCTAAGCCCTCTGTTTTTCCGACCCATTACCACTGGTACAGTTCTGAGTTTGCAGAATCCCACAAAATCCTCCATGTTTACGACACCGTTTTCCATGGATTCTCTGCAACTCTTACTCAACAACAAGTTGATTCCATCGGGAAACACCCTTCTGTGCTTGCCGTTTTTGAGGATCGTCGCCGGCAGCTTCACACCACCCGTTCCCCTCAGTTTCTTGGCCTTCGAAACCAGCGTGGTCTCTGGTCGGATTCTGATTATGGGTCGGATGTAATCATTGGGGTTTTCGACACTGGGATTTCCCCTGAACGGCGAAGCTTCTCCGATGTGAATTTGGGGCCGATTCCTCGCCGGTGGAAAGGGGTTTGTGAGACGGGAACTAAGTTCACGGCTAGAAACTGTAATAGGAAGATCGTTGGTGCGAGGTTTTTCTCTAAGGGTCATGAAGCTGGGTCCAACGCTGCTGGTCCGATTATCGGGATTAACGACACGATTGAGTTTAGATCTCCGAGAGATGCCGATGGCCATGGGACTCATACGGCCTCCACGGCGGCTGGACGCCATGCGTTTCAGGCGAGTTTGGAGGGTTTTGCTTCTGGGATAGCGAAGGGTGTGGCTCCTAAAGCGCGTTTGGCGGTTTATAAAGTTTGTTGGAAAAATTCTGGTTGTTTTGATTCTGACATTCTTGCGGCGTTTGATGCGGCGGTTAACGACGGTGTGGATGTCATTTCGATCTCGATTGGAGGCGGCGATGGGGTTTCCTCGCCGTATTATCTCGACCCAATTGCAATCGGAGCGTACGGCGCCGCTTCCAGGGGTATTTTCGTTTCGTCTTCGGCTGGGAATGATGGACCTAATGGAATGTCAGTGACGAACTTGGCGCCGTGGGTTACGACCGTTGGAGCCGGTACGATTGACCGTAATTTCCCGGCGGTGGTGACTCTGGGTAACGGACGGAGGATTTCCGGCGTGTCACTCTACGCCGGAGCGCCTTTGAACGGTACAATGTTTCCATTGGTTTACCCTGGCAAATCAGGGGTGCTCTCTGTTTCGCTCTGTATGGATAACTCTCTCGATCCTAAGGTTGTGGCCGGAAAAATTGTGATCTGCGACAGGGGAAGTAGTCCCAGAGTGGCTAAGGGTTTGGTCGTTAAGAAGGCCGGCGGCGTCGGAATGATTCTGGCGAATGGAATCTCGAACGGCGAAGGACTCGTCGGCGATGCCCATCTTCTCCCCGCCTGCGCAGTCGGCTCCGACGAAGGAGATTCCATGAAAGCCTACGCATCGTCCTCTGCAAATCCCACCGCCACCATCGCCTTCCAGGGCACTATAATCGGAATCAAACCGGCGCCGGTGGTGGCTTCCTTCTCAGCAAGAGGGCCAAATGGATTAAACCCAGAAATTCTAAAACCGGACTTAATCGCACCAGGGGTTAACATTCTCGCCGCCTGGACCGACGCCGTCGGTCCAACCGGTTTGGACTTCGATACAAGAAAAACAGAGTTCAACATCTTGTCTGGTACATCAATGGCGTGTCCTCATGTAAGTGGCGCCGCTGCTCTGTTGAAATCAGCTCACCCAGATTGGAGTCCAGCCGCGTTAAGATCCGCAATGATGACCACCGCAAGTACCACCGACAACCGACGACAGCCGATGACGGAAGAATCCACCGGAAAAGCTTCAACTCCGTATGATTTCGGTGCAGGGCATGTAAATTTGGGTCTAGCAATGGACCCTGGTTTAGTCTACGACATTACAAACACTGATTACATCAACTTTTTGTGCTCAATCGGATACGGACCGAAGATGATTCAAGTGATAACAAGAACGCCGGTAACCTGTCCGGCGAAAAAACCATTGCCGGAAAATCTCAATTACCCATCAATCGTTGCAGTATTCTCCAGTCTATCAAAAGGGTGGTCGACAAAGTCGTTTATCCGAACAGTGACGAACGTGGGTCCAGCAAATTCGGTGTACCGTGCCAAAATCCAAGCTCCAAAAGGGGTAACGGTGAAGGTAAAGCCTTCGAAGCTCGTGTTCTCAGCGGCCATGAAGAAACAGAGCTTCGTGGTAGCAGTGTCAGCCGACAACCAGAATCTAGCACTGGGCGACGTGGGCGCTGTTTTTGGTTGCGTTTCTTGGTCGGATGGAAAGCATGTGGTCCGAAGCCCACTCGTAGTAACCCAATTAGAGCCGTTGTAA